In the Nitrospirales bacterium LBB_01 genome, one interval contains:
- a CDS encoding HAMP domain-containing protein — protein MLQVNEDDIDRVTAVFAAILNGKKPDTIVLPHDYPDNEIRQMTDYINRFIDEYNETTETVYQLSNGEINFESLKGKTKISQSLKALQASLKHLTWTTKQIANGDFGHKVDFMGEFSEAFNSMAEQLDNAFKERVKTMEKLQSQVVELRKAQRAMLNILEDLKEAKSDTK, from the coding sequence ATGCTGCAAGTTAATGAAGACGATATAGACAGGGTAACCGCCGTGTTTGCCGCAATTTTAAATGGCAAAAAACCGGATACCATTGTACTGCCTCATGACTACCCTGACAACGAAATCAGGCAGATGACCGATTACATCAACAGGTTTATTGACGAATATAATGAAACTACTGAAACGGTATATCAATTATCAAACGGAGAGATTAACTTTGAGTCTCTTAAGGGGAAAACTAAGATATCACAATCTCTAAAAGCTCTGCAAGCAAGCCTAAAGCATCTGACATGGACTACAAAGCAAATCGCCAACGGCGATTTTGGCCATAAGGTTGATTTTATGGGTGAGTTTTCTGAGGCATTTAACAGTATGGCAGAGCAGTTGGACAACGCCTTTAAGGAAAGAGTGAAAACTATGGAAAAACTTCAAAGTCAGGTTGTTGAGCTTAGGAAAGCTCAAAGAGCGATGTTAAACATTTTGGAGGACCTAAAGGAGGCCAAGTCAGATACAAAATAA
- a CDS encoding transporter substrate-binding domain-containing protein has protein sequence MRLKYFITAFLLLTVTAFVQNVSSEVASDNTTLELTSEETAFLKSLKQVRLGVDSSRPPFEFIDEKGVYSGITAGFIEYCTKRLGINIVLVKGLNVGAAMKKLQDGEIDVIPKISPNPQRAKSILFTKPYATFASVIVTRQNVRYISGVDNLEGLKVGVLKGLIVESSMKRDYPALPLVSLPDVRSALLELSSGNIDVYIDNMAMVSYNIDRLGLNNLKIAAQTPYVYDMAFGVRKDWPLLASALDKALASISKQEQAAITGRWLTVEYHPGVNWRFIGPTLAALLIIIAFVAIWNRRLRAAVSERETIQRQLKEYADELESTSMIELQVSMISTLLQKTVTYEDLAYQLLSNAAPLIGAAYGILYIFDKDKDILRSIGSYGCVVKDKRYAVGQGLVGQCAFEQKTINISTPSDSDIIISWGIDDSSPNNIMIVPIVQTSTLLGVIELAAVTSFNANTSELLNELIPIVAMNIEILNRNIRTENLLQASQQLAEKLNSHQKILQETEVWYRSIIEAAPDGIIIVNQSGQIILTNFMADKIFGYEHDELIGKTIEVLVPPAIAASHVSKRDGFLKSNATRRIGERVHVTGVRKDGTEFPVDLGLSLLDADGTRDVCACATVKDITKAKQAEDELRQHTEDLERFSRLTIDREERMIELKEEVNTLLAQMNQSKKYKIVSLETETIL, from the coding sequence ATGAGGCTAAAGTATTTCATTACTGCATTTCTGCTGCTTACCGTAACAGCGTTTGTTCAAAACGTCTCATCGGAGGTTGCGTCAGATAACACAACACTTGAACTGACCTCGGAGGAAACAGCATTTCTTAAATCACTTAAACAGGTGCGGTTGGGGGTGGATTCGTCTCGTCCGCCGTTTGAGTTTATTGATGAGAAGGGAGTTTATTCAGGCATAACAGCGGGCTTTATAGAGTACTGTACAAAACGTCTTGGAATAAACATTGTTTTGGTCAAAGGGCTAAACGTGGGAGCCGCTATGAAAAAACTGCAAGACGGCGAAATTGACGTAATTCCCAAAATCTCCCCTAACCCGCAGCGTGCCAAAAGTATTTTATTTACAAAGCCGTATGCCACGTTTGCCTCAGTTATTGTTACCCGTCAAAATGTCAGATACATAAGCGGAGTGGACAACCTTGAGGGACTTAAAGTTGGAGTGTTAAAAGGTTTAATTGTTGAGAGCAGTATGAAGCGCGACTATCCGGCGCTGCCTTTGGTATCGCTCCCTGATGTCCGCTCAGCTCTTCTTGAGCTTTCCTCTGGAAATATTGACGTCTATATAGATAACATGGCAATGGTCTCTTATAACATAGACAGACTTGGTCTTAATAATCTTAAAATTGCAGCTCAAACACCTTATGTCTATGATATGGCGTTTGGAGTCAGGAAAGACTGGCCTCTGTTAGCCTCCGCTCTTGATAAGGCTTTAGCAAGCATATCTAAACAAGAGCAGGCTGCTATAACAGGGCGGTGGCTTACTGTTGAGTACCATCCGGGAGTTAACTGGAGGTTTATTGGCCCAACTTTAGCTGCGCTGCTTATAATAATCGCTTTTGTCGCTATCTGGAACCGGAGGCTAAGAGCGGCAGTGTCAGAACGGGAAACTATCCAACGTCAACTTAAAGAATATGCCGATGAACTTGAGTCAACCTCAATGATTGAGCTTCAGGTTTCTATGATTTCCACACTGCTTCAAAAAACCGTGACTTATGAGGATTTGGCTTATCAGCTTCTCTCTAATGCGGCTCCGCTGATAGGTGCGGCTTATGGAATACTGTATATTTTTGATAAAGACAAAGATATACTCCGCTCTATAGGGAGCTATGGCTGCGTCGTAAAAGACAAGCGGTATGCCGTAGGGCAGGGACTTGTCGGACAATGCGCATTTGAGCAAAAAACGATTAACATATCCACCCCGTCCGATTCTGACATTATCATCAGCTGGGGAATTGATGACAGTTCTCCAAATAATATCATGATTGTACCAATCGTACAAACTTCAACCTTGCTTGGAGTAATAGAGCTGGCAGCCGTTACAAGTTTTAACGCTAATACTTCAGAGCTTCTTAACGAACTTATTCCCATAGTTGCTATGAATATTGAAATCCTCAACCGTAATATTAGGACAGAAAACCTGCTTCAGGCATCTCAGCAGTTAGCCGAAAAACTGAATTCCCATCAGAAAATACTTCAGGAGACTGAGGTCTGGTATCGCAGTATTATAGAGGCTGCCCCTGACGGAATAATTATAGTTAATCAGTCTGGACAGATTATTTTGACTAATTTTATGGCTGATAAAATATTTGGCTATGAGCACGATGAACTTATTGGTAAGACCATTGAAGTTTTAGTGCCTCCGGCCATTGCCGCATCACACGTAAGTAAACGAGATGGGTTTCTTAAAAGCAATGCTACACGACGGATTGGGGAGAGAGTACACGTCACCGGAGTGCGTAAGGATGGCACGGAGTTTCCTGTTGACTTAGGGCTTTCGCTGTTGGATGCCGACGGTACAAGGGATGTGTGCGCTTGTGCTACAGTCAAAGACATTACAAAAGCAAAACAGGCAGAGGACGAGCTGCGGCAGCATACGGAGGATCTTGAGAGGTTCAGCCGTCTTACAATAGACAGAGAGGAGAGAATGATTGAGCTTAAGGAGGAGGTTAATACACTACTTGCACAAATGAACCAGAGTAAAAAGTATAAGATAGTGTCATTAGAAACTGAAACAATTTTATGA
- a CDS encoding phospho-sugar mutase, which translates to MSEIVKLAAKWASEPVFDDDTRQEIQALIDAMDISELTDRFYRTLDFGTGGLRGVMGAGTNRMNVYTVKMATQGLANYILSFADGAERGVVIGYDSRNNSLKFAEETSVVLASNGIKAYLFDAIRPVPELSFAVRHKNAKAGVCITASHNPPEYNGYKVYFEDGGQITPPHDKNIISEVRKINTVNEVKSGADFNSAVKSGLIELIGSEIDSAYIKEVLKQSVRAVADNIKIVYTPLHGAGYAIIPQVLKTVGFTDIHVVNEQNKPDGDFPTVSSPNPEEPEGFKMALALMEKAGAEIALATDPDCDRIGVAVRDIDAKGTVLLNGNQVGVLLTDYILAGLAGSIDTKNSVVIKTIVTSALIEKIAVSYGVRCVSVLTGFKYIGEWIRKNPDSVFIFGCEESYGYLRGTYARDKDAVVSASLICEMVSYYKSKGSSILERLNEIYDKHGVYLETLSSVTMKGKEGMEQMEVLMQTYRSGLKNIPHELELSLVMDYLQGLDELPKSNVLAFHFKDGSSVTIRPSGTEPKIKYYFSATGSTVKEAQDGLNLLKSYFLTNG; encoded by the coding sequence ATGAGCGAAATTGTTAAATTAGCTGCTAAGTGGGCGTCAGAGCCTGTCTTTGATGATGATACAAGGCAGGAGATTCAGGCACTGATTGATGCCATGGATATTTCCGAGCTTACGGATAGATTCTATAGAACTTTGGACTTTGGCACTGGCGGACTAAGAGGCGTTATGGGCGCTGGCACTAACCGCATGAATGTTTACACTGTAAAAATGGCCACTCAGGGCCTTGCCAACTATATATTGTCATTTGCTGACGGCGCAGAAAGAGGCGTTGTTATTGGGTACGATAGCAGAAATAATTCCTTGAAATTTGCCGAGGAAACCTCTGTGGTGCTTGCGTCAAACGGAATAAAAGCGTATCTGTTTGATGCTATAAGACCGGTGCCGGAGTTGTCTTTTGCCGTAAGACACAAAAATGCAAAGGCTGGCGTCTGTATCACTGCCTCCCACAACCCTCCTGAATATAACGGCTATAAGGTCTATTTTGAAGACGGAGGACAGATTACCCCGCCGCATGATAAAAACATAATTAGCGAGGTAAGAAAGATAAATACAGTTAATGAGGTTAAATCCGGCGCTGACTTTAACAGCGCTGTTAAATCAGGATTAATTGAGCTAATCGGCTCTGAGATTGACAGCGCCTACATTAAAGAAGTGTTAAAACAATCGGTCAGAGCTGTGGCAGACAACATAAAGATAGTCTATACGCCTCTTCATGGAGCTGGGTACGCTATCATTCCGCAGGTGTTGAAAACAGTTGGATTTACTGACATACACGTAGTTAATGAACAAAATAAACCGGATGGTGATTTCCCTACTGTATCATCCCCTAACCCGGAGGAGCCGGAGGGATTTAAGATGGCGCTTGCGCTTATGGAGAAAGCCGGAGCGGAAATTGCCCTTGCCACAGACCCCGATTGCGACCGAATTGGCGTAGCTGTAAGGGACATAGACGCTAAGGGGACTGTCCTTCTAAACGGAAATCAGGTCGGAGTGCTGCTTACCGATTACATATTGGCTGGGCTTGCCGGCTCTATTGATACGAAAAACTCAGTCGTTATTAAAACAATTGTAACCAGCGCTCTGATAGAGAAAATTGCGGTAAGTTACGGCGTTAGGTGTGTGTCAGTTCTGACCGGTTTTAAGTACATCGGGGAGTGGATACGTAAAAATCCGGACTCAGTGTTTATCTTTGGCTGTGAGGAGTCCTACGGATACTTGCGCGGAACTTATGCACGGGATAAGGATGCCGTAGTGTCGGCAAGTCTGATTTGTGAGATGGTATCATATTATAAGTCAAAGGGCAGCTCTATTTTAGAGAGACTAAATGAAATTTATGATAAACACGGTGTTTATCTTGAAACACTTTCCTCTGTAACGATGAAAGGAAAAGAGGGAATGGAGCAGATGGAGGTACTGATGCAGACATATCGCAGCGGCTTAAAAAATATTCCTCATGAGCTGGAATTATCTCTTGTTATGGACTATTTACAGGGACTTGATGAACTCCCGAAATCTAATGTCCTTGCTTTCCACTTCAAAGACGGCTCATCTGTAACCATAAGGCCATCAGGAACAGAGCCTAAAATTAAATACTATTTTTCAGCAACCGGATCAACCGTTAAAGAGGCACAGGATGGACTCAACTTGTTAAAAAGTTATTTTCTTACAAATGGTTAA
- a CDS encoding 4-vinyl reductase, whose amino-acid sequence MFKEEREEPMFDWSMIGDVNGGRPNLGATMDVAVYRLMQFTLRDVIIQEFDVKTAERVFYKAGELAGRELFKAAVTQKTDFNAFVKELQELLVKLKIGVLRIEEADMNKMEFTLTVAEDLDCSGLPVCEETICTYDEGFISGLLLEFSGKKFDVKETDCWCSGDRVCRFKVKPAA is encoded by the coding sequence ATGTTTAAAGAAGAAAGAGAAGAACCAATGTTTGATTGGTCTATGATAGGGGACGTTAATGGGGGACGTCCAAATCTTGGAGCAACTATGGACGTAGCGGTTTACCGGCTTATGCAGTTTACTCTAAGAGATGTTATAATTCAGGAGTTTGACGTTAAAACCGCCGAGCGGGTTTTCTATAAAGCTGGGGAGTTGGCAGGACGCGAGCTTTTTAAGGCAGCCGTTACACAAAAGACTGATTTTAACGCTTTCGTTAAGGAACTGCAAGAACTCCTTGTCAAGCTTAAAATAGGCGTCTTAAGGATAGAAGAAGCAGATATGAACAAAATGGAATTTACTCTAACTGTGGCCGAAGACCTTGACTGCTCCGGACTTCCCGTATGTGAAGAGACCATATGCACTTATGACGAGGGATTTATCAGTGGTCTTCTGTTGGAGTTTTCCGGCAAGAAGTTTGATGTAAAAGAAACCGACTGCTGGTGCTCTGGTGACAGGGTGTGCCGCTTTAAGGTTAAGCCGGCAGCGTAA